A stretch of Besnoitia besnoiti strain Bb-Ger1 chromosome Unknown contig00015, whole genome shotgun sequence DNA encodes these proteins:
- a CDS encoding putative eukaryotic initiation factor-4A (encoded by transcript BESB_029310) — MDNNEDKQQQGVGGAAAPVPAANDEVIETNYDEVVDSFDALKLNESLLRGIYSYGFEKPSAIQQRGIKPILDRHDTIGQAQSGTGKTATFAIAALQLIDYNVNNCQVLILAPTRELAQQIQKVVLALGDYLQVRCHACVGGTVVRDDIAKLKAGVHMVVGTPGRVHDMMEKRHLRVDDMKLFIMDEADEMLSRGFKSQIYDVFKKLPPDVQVALFSATMPQDILELTTKFMRDPKRILVKNDELTLEGIRQFYVAVEKEDWKLETLCDLYETLTITQAIIYCNTRRKVDFLTSKMSERDFTVSSMHGDMDQKSREMIMREFRSGSTRVLITTDLLARGIDVQQVSLVINYDLPATKENYIHRIGRSGRFGRKGVAINFVTSSDVEQLKEIEKHYNTQIEEMPMEVAEFF, encoded by the exons ATGGACAACAACGAGGACAAGCAGCAACAGGGAgtcggcggagccgcggcgcctgtaCCGGCCGCCAACGACGAGGTGATTGAGACCAACTACGACGAAGTGGTCGACTCGTTCGATGCCTTGAAGCTGAACGAAAGTCTGCTGCGTGGGATCTACTCGTACGGTTTCGAAAAACCGTCTGCGATTCAGCAGCGCGGCATCAAGCCCATCCTCGACAGACATGACACGATCGGTCAGGCTCAGTCTGGAACCGGTAAAACCGCCACCTTCGCGATTGCCGCCCTCCAGCTGATCGACTACAACGTGAACAACTGCCAGGTGCTCATTCTCGCCCCGACCCGTGAACTGGCACAGCAGATTCAAAAG GTCGTGTTGGCTCTCGGCGACTACCTGCAGGTGCGTTGCCACGCGTGCGTCGGAGGCACTGTCGTTCGCGATGACATTGCCAAGCTGAAGGCAGGGGTCCACATGGTTGTCGGTACCCCCGGGCGTGTGCATGACATGATGGAAAAGCGTCACCTGCGCGTCGACGACATGAAGCTCTTCATCATGGACGAGGCCGACGAGATGCTGTCGCGCGGATTCAAGTCTCAGATCTACGACGTCTTCAAGAAGCTCCCCCCTGATGTGCAGGTTGCTCTCTTCAGCGCCACCATGCCGCAGGACATCCTGGAGCTGACCACCAAGTTCATGCGCGACCCGAAGCGTATCCTCGTCAAGAACGACGAACTGACCCTAGAGGGTATTCGCCAGTTTTACGTCGCCGTCGAGAAGGAGGACTGGAAGCTCGAGACGCTCTGCGATCTCTACGAGACTCTGACTATCACCCAG GCGATTATCTACTGCAACACCCGCAGAAAGGTCGATTTCTTGACGAGCAAGATGTCCGAGCGCGACTTCACTGTCTCGTCGATGCACGGTGACATGGACCAGAAGAGCCGTGAGATGATTATGCGCGAGTTCCGCTCGGGCTCGACTCGTGTCCTGATTACCACCGATCTGTTGGCTCGCGGTATCGACGTGCAGCAGGTGTCTCTCGTCATTAACTACGACTTGCCTGCGACGAAGGAGAACTACATTCACCGCATCGGTCGCTCGGGTCGTTTCGGTAGGAAGGGTGTGGCAATCAACTTCGTGACCTCCAGCGATGTGGAACAGCTCAAGGAGATTGAGAAGCACTACAACACTCAGATCGAGGAGATGCCCATGGAAGTCGCCGAGTTCTTCTAA
- a CDS encoding uncharacterized protein (encoded by transcript BESB_029300), whose protein sequence is MRFELVIDLPAEAGSSSEPFPAERRRKTPDTSHRGEAAARSSSPCRPSSPSPSGGGSIHQARRREGSAPRRDGDASPLQWPFFSHLVNPPPVPVFFSFHVAAHLLQSRSAALASSPAPAPFSSLLFADGESPRGHAAASSRPPPSVPSSQACASSSTAASLPPSFSASAPLLSPLSPSASAQPSASAPWSRAASREQGEASQSVFVLPSCFVAAESRAAASPSPGASRPSCLVCILGIPLSLPCASFLSALEAYYPALASIHIFSSASLQRRASAVPPVARLRSCAPYLRSRSSADASTSPATAGERRAPPGGLYLLQGCCADRSYENARVGRRRAQAVASEALETAEAEERRGAATEIPEGDGKGAETQQSLEREGNRETVTVARTGERECWCRGTRLEWLSAASAAWMREIEASEGDGMHATSARGRMMERGETLETPSESALDARVRSHEEGVGFYGAVLVFKHSCDATRFSNAFHGLCFRHELPACALRRKSLSFISSLASSPTSFHDASAPPPSSSASPAASSASSVSGVPLRAETGGWKSQAATERERRNEKRLTKRKTWKKRLPDAAAANASASPSSASSSSASPSSASSSSASLSSASSSSASLDRECTPSSEPPLVASNFASHGRLPFHAASAAACVQENVARENENDKCDVAGESEGGACVWSSARCYVIPLSSLHYRSVFRDAAPADAQGEAASKREETEGGASGGEPDAASVSQKATESARGQEKGLHALRRSLTDGDLLGGLSCLPLAKSGPAAPPSRASGAAKAAPAAFWEIPACPACLERVDETATGIATQPSGWKVETPLLSLLAVAAEARRRRRAQRRDSRRNQEWRKIKKFGREAEEDRAEDRAAGGTEEEAAQQRGESRGTRQTANINCCPCASSSPPRASLRGPLSSLSGAGTASLSPSHSSCVSLGNPGGDCGAEGVLEILFPRFLPIAAAETAAIASCRVCFAFLLAHYEAALAMARRERKKEKREANAGGGAPAEDSEEDTQRERGRGLVRCGSCTEENDLWLCLVCGHCGCGRYRLGHAKAHSALTFHRFCLHLPSGRIWDYRGDVFVHRLLLPLSSASSLASLVLAPLPAAQVLPPESSPEEDEPAPPGARGLLASSRASLPPAAASFQPTASPSSPSAAASARVSLFYTLSASWSCDCPPPAEAGERARPAPGARLRCEAYRASISSISSPPLAHATGGAARSPQSSAAASGGDRDAHRALTRDGGLLAEPEGEGVEAGETAEDEGDGGEGERADVGAWRGGSRGEREPQHRTSPGVDQHGEAVLPRRPSSVYSAPCGFRVSEGSGAAAVASRRWLSGSGEREQGRQTAERRTSREGEDGREEWLPPAQAPRGEGAAREREESLAAIGAAAFRLLQGGGREAPREEAVPQDVRRAPAGRVHRLSAAGEGTAAGEGTAAGEGTAAGEGSCSEARRAREDNETRVCPPLSPSFRHHAEREVWRALPIGAPAGSLDCLAAERQGEGGELERGEEGEGATARRDLSVFASLHEVRSSDAAHDAGVVSRASSLSHCLAKRGGERAAAASYPVSSSSWPCATRYESLSAEARRASELVSSFVCPPASSSTSSAWGGLEAEGALRASRSLASCASVSLAASAPRSLPTRAGCAAQEPAPARGLPPWFVFSPSSLASDVQYASVSVSSPSGGTSPPGSNAPDPSSAPSAESRSPRASSAFSPASSFATLYSPRPASEATSGNSVGGSPLVRPREASFPSSLFSALSVPPLACVRSVEDSTSSLPSSPPSALPPFLSVSSPQASELALPQPSSPHGYPPPGTAPPLVGRPLSSSHGASLGTRESDGVASCRSPMPRSDGPCACSASFSPLRHAACRLSSRASFPPPLSPSSLPRALPPSPFAPAPLARGSLASPSLVFGSRPPVPPSPLQFSPPSVGSLDRGAGGPARGDPAFSSLASSSYCYYSLPFHSLPQDSRVPSASSLRARYLRALVPPPVSSWRKAEMQQHFFYPACEGGKPATNAACGGARLSAAFEGEEGGEEEADAECALHSEGAEEEAEVNHAPRRDAPDEGGVVPGWRRQGQSEAGGDRERLLLRGSPQAPWAAERVSEPQRAESPPAFAVASLSHAPRASPAPASLLLRDEGERRAAEEEASSGDDRVREQGLAGCEGRVSGPRQAATWTAASAESAKEAPRGESPEDGLSRFLSHSPFPSLPTGLFGEDEGGILVVPSLSLSPREAATGDEESVENSPAGCLSFSATGHPPLPLSSSSLLFSPFATPPALSLFSGLSPGGEEDAARGDLGAGATPDALSRLAGMASNGAGGCGWPVRERRDGDAHADVEPRLNLFVLREREEEEHALWEEQLNSVLSSQLAYQREIYEFRIRNHENAFIGEIEVATATTESLNEQGVSLQVQLADLACQRREVLKRMKISQQRVRQLREHNHFLRQLVDSMRHASKPKGSPLSISSPSSSGASSSRPPSSCPASSSSPPPSSSVTSSCSAAPSSGSFASSHSASPSPPRPAELSLSYASAPRPEDPSGPFSRSTGSLEPKGPASPVSAVETVPSEPSVDGPASLSRASDRRPRVSPRKYCIPPLVKGQLHPASAEESPPRTQAGLSAPETPPSASGPGAERLEGQQALVAEADSKEVHNKKGRERRSSQAKKGKKKEVLHPGHSEGLPELLNDTGAERDKVVSREQRPSAEAAAGCAASSAGKRKAEKKDAARLAALDATVNTLQAELARLYELLSQGGSPS, encoded by the exons cgccgcttcagtggcctttcttctcgcaCCTCGTGAATCCCCCGCCAGTTCCTGTCTTTTTCAGTTTCCACGTGGCAGCCCACCTCCTCCAGTCTcggtctgcggcgcttgcgagttcgcctgcgccggcgcctttttcttctctcctcttcgcggacGGAGAGTCGCCCCGGGGgcacgccgctgcctcgtcgaggccgccgccctccgtgccctcctcgcaggcgtgcgcctcttcgtctaccgccgcgtctctcccgccttctttctccgcctctgcgcccctcctgtctcctctgtctccttccgcgtccgcgcaaCCCAGCGCTTCGGCTCCTTGGTCGCgtgccgcgtcgcgcgagcagggcgaggcctcgcagTCTGTTTTCGTGCTTCCGTCgtgcttcgtcgccgcggagtcacgagcggcggcctctccctccccggGGGCTTCGCGCCCCTCCTGCCTCGTGTGCATCTTGGGGATTCCTCTGTCGCTTCCCTGCGCGTCATTCCTCAGCGCGCTCGAGGCGTATTACCCGGCGCTCGCCAGTATCCAtatcttctcctctgcgtcgctgcagcgacgcgcctccgccgtgccccctgtcgctcgcctccgctcctgcgcgccctatctgcgctcgcgctcttcggcggacgcgtctacctcgccggcgacggcgggcgagcggcgcgcgccaccCGGAGGCCTCTATCTCCTCCAGGGGTGCTGCGCTGACCGGTCCTACGAAAACGCGCGGGtagggagacgacgcgcgcaagCAGTCGCATCAGAAGCTCtcgagacggcggaggccgaagagCGAAGGGGGGCCGCTACGGAGATCCCAGAGGGCGACGGaaaaggcgcggagacgcagcagagccttgagagagagggaaatcGGGAAACCGTAACTGTCGCAAGGaccggagagagagaatgcTGGTGCCGCGGAACCCGCCTCGAgtggctctctgcggcgtcggcggcgtggaTGAGGGAGATCGaagcgagcgagggcgacggaaTGCATGCGACAAGCGCCCGCGGGAGGATGATGGAGCGTGGAGAGACGCTGGAGACGCCCTCGGAAAGCGCGCTGGATGCTCGGGTGCGCTCCCACGAGGAAGGCGTGGGTTTCTACGGCGCAGTGCTTGTCTTTAAGCACTCCTGCGACGCCACGCGCTTCTCGAATGCGTTCCACGGCTTGTGTTTCCGCCATGAGttgcccgcctgcgccttgaGAAGGAAAAGCCTCTCCTTCATatcctctctcgcgtcctcgccgacATCTTTCCATGACGcctcggctccgccgccttcgtcctcagcttcgcccgctgcctcgtcggccTCGTCGGTCTCCGGAGTCCCTCTGCGGGCAGAGACAGGGGGCTGGAAGTCCCAAGCCGCTACTGAGAGGGAACGGCGTAACGAGAAGCGCCTcacgaagaggaaaaccTGGAAAAAGAGGCTGCCtgacgcggctgcagcgaacgcaagcgcctcgccctctaGTGCGTCTTCATCtagcgcctcgccctctaGCGCGTCTTCATCTAGCGCCTCGCTTTCTAGCGCGTCTTCATCTAGCGCCTCTCTTGACCGTGAATGCACTCCCAGCAGTGAGCCTCCTCTCGTGGCTTCCAATTTCGCTTCGCATGGCCGTCTGCCTTTccacgccgcctcggcggccgcatgTGTGCAGGAGAACGtggcgagagaaaacgaaaacgaTAAGTGTGACGTGGCTGGTGAaagcgagggaggcgcgtgtgtctggaGCTCTGCGCGCTGCTATGTCATCCCCCTCAGCTCTCTGCACTATCGGTCGGTCttccgcgacgcagcgcccgccgacgcgcagggcgaggcggcaagcaagagagaggagaccgagGGAGGAGCGAGTGGCGGGGAACCTGATGCCGCTTCAGTCTCGCAGAAGGCCACAGAAAGCGCGCGTGGGCAAGAGAAggggctgcatgcgttgcGGAGAAGCCTCACGGATGGGGATCTCCTCGGCGGGCTCAGCTGTCTGCCGTTGGCGAAGagcgggcctgcggcgcccccCTCCCGTGCCTCAGGGGCTGCcaaggcggcgcccgctgcgttCTGGGAGATTCCGGCGTGCCCAGCCTGCCTCGAGCGCGTCGATGAGACGGCGACGGGGATCGCGACGCAGCCCTCAGGTTGGAAAGTTGAAAcgccgcttctctcgctgttggcagtcgccgctgaggcgcgcagacgccggcgcgcgcagaggcgggacTCTCGAAGGAACCAGGAATGGCGAAAAATAAAGAAGTTTGGGCGGGAAGCCGAGGAGGACAGGGCGGAAGACAGGGCTGCAGGGGgcacggaggaagaagcggcacagcagcgaggagagtcACGGGGGACGCGTCAGACTGCGAATATCAACTGTTGCCCgtgtgcgtcttcttcgcctccgcgcgcatcTTTGCGTggtcctctctcttcgctctccggaGCGGGGactgcctcgctgtctccctccCACTCGTCGTGTGTCTCTTTGGGCAACCCCGGGGGGGACTGCGGGGCTGAGGGAGTGCTCGAGATCCTTTTTCCGCGCTTTCTGCcgatcgccgccgcggagacagcggccaTCGCCTCCTGTCGCGTATGCTTTgcgtttctcctcgcgcactacgaggcggcgcttgccatggcgcggcgcgagcggaagaaggagaagcgggaggcgaacgcgggtggcggcgccccagcagaggacagcgaggaagatacgcagcgcgagagagggagaggcctcgttcgctgcggctcctgcaCGGAGGAGAACGACTTGTggctctgcctcgtctgtGGTCACTGCG GCTGTGGGCGCTACCGTCTGGGTCACGCGAAGGCGCACAGCGCGTTGACTTTTCATCGATTCTGCTTGCACCTTCCCTCCGGGCGCATCTGGGACTACCGGGGCGACGTGTTTGTGCACCGTCTCCTccttccgctctcctcggcttcttcgcttgcctccctcgtcctcgcgccgctgcccgctgcACAGGTGCTGCCGCCTGAGTCGTCgccggaggaagacgagcccgccccccctggcgcccgcggtctcctcgcctcctcgcgggcctctctgccgcccgcggcggcctccttcCAGCCGACAGCCAGCCCCTCCTccccgtccgccgccgcctccgcccgtgTGTCACTCTTTTACACACTCTCTGCGTCGTGGTCCTGCGACTGCCCACCTCccgcggaggctggcgagcgcgcgcgccctgcgcctggagcccgtctgcgctgcgaggcctACAGGGCCTCGATCTCCTCCatctcgtctcctcctctcgcacacgcgaccggcggcgccgcgcgctctccgcagtcctcggcggcggcgagcgggggGGATCGCGACGCACACCGAGCTCTCACGCGGGACGGCGGCCTGCTTGCGGAgcccgagggcgagggcgtcgaGGCCGGAGAgaccgcagaagacgagggcgacggcggcgaaggcgaacgagCCGACGTGGGTGcctggcgaggaggcagtCGAGGGGAACGCGAGCCTCAACACAGAACCTCACCCGGAGTCGACCAGCATG GAGAAGCGGTtttgccgcgccgcccttcctCCGTTTActccgcgccctgcggcttTCGGGTTTCTGAAGGAAgcggggcggcagcggtgGCGTCCCGCCGCTGGCTGTCGGGTTCGGGGGAGAGGGAACAGGGGCGCCAgaccgcggagaggaggacaagccgcgaaggcgaagacggaaGAGAGGAATGGCTGcctccggcgcaggcgccgcgaggagaaggcgctgcgcgcgagcgggaagAAAGCTTGGCCGCTATAGGGGCTGCCGCGTTCCGACTGCTgcaggggggcgggcgcgaagccccacgagaggaggcggtgcCGCAGGACGTGAGGAGGGCGCCCGCTGGGCGCGTTCatcgtctctccgcggccggcgagggcaccgcggccggcgagggcaccgcggccggcgagggcaccgcggccggcgagggcagctgctcagaggcgcgcagagcgcgagaagacaacgagacgcgcgtgtgtccccctctgtcgccttccttTCGTCACCACGCCGAAAGGGAGGTGTGGCGCGCTTTGCCGATCGGCGCTCCCGCGGGCTCGCTCGATTGCCttgccgcggagaggcagggagagggaggagagctcgagagaggcgaggagggagaaggagcgacggcgaggcgagatCTGAGTGTGTTCGCTTCGCTGCACGAAGTCCGCAGCTCGGACGCGGCTCacgacgccggcgtcgtgagccgcgcgtcgtctctctctcactgTTTGGCGAAGCGGGGGGGCGaacgagccgccgcggcctcgtatcctgtctcttcttcttcgtggcCTTGTGCGACGCGGTATGAGTCTCTGTCGGCGGAAGCTCGTCGGGCGAGCGAGCTGGTATCGTCCTTCGTGTGCCCGCCGGCCTCATCCTCTACGTCGTCCGCCTGGGGCGGGCtagaggcagaaggcgccctccgtgcctcgcgctccctggcttcctgcgcctccgtctctctcgccgcttctgcgccgcggtcgctccCCACTCGCGCAGGTTGCGCGGCGCAAgagccggcgcctgcgcgggggCTGCCTCCTTGGTTCGTAttctcgccctcttctctcgcgtctgaTGTGCAGTACGCGTCTGTCTcggtctcttcgccttcgggcGGCACTTCGCCTCCAGGCTCAAATGCGCCGGAtccctcgtcggcgccgtcggcggagagccgcagccCCCGTGCCTCGTCGGCGTTTTCCCCAGCGTCTTCATTTGCGACTCTCTACTCGCCTCGGCCTGCGTCAGAGGCCACATCCGGGAACAGTGTGGGGGGGTCGCCGCTGGTGCGCCCACGGGAGGCCTCCTTTCCGTCGTCGCTTTTCTCGGCTCTGTCTGTGCCTCCTTTGGCGTGTGTGCGCAGCGTGGAAGACAGCACGTCATCTCTCCCCTCGAgtccgccgtcggcgctccCTCCTTTCCTTTCCGTCTCTTCGCCCCAGGCTTCTGAGCTTGCGTTGCCgcagccttcctcgcctcacGGCTATCCGCCGCCCGGCACGGCCCCCCCGTTGGTCGGGCGCccgctgtcgtcttcgcATGGGGCCTCTCTCGGGACtcgcgagagcgacggcgtcgcAAGTTGCCGCTCGCCGATGCCTCGCAGTGACGGCCCATGCGCCTGCTCGGCTTCTTTCTCGCCCCTCCGCCACGCTGCGtgccgcctctcttctcgcgcctccttccctccgccgctctcgccttcgtcgcttccgcgcgcgttGCCGCCTTCCCCCttcgcgccagcgcctctcgcgcgcggctcgcttgcgtcgccttcgctcgtGTTTGGGTCCCGGCCGCCGGtccctccgtctcctctgcagttttcgcctccctccgtcgGGTCTCTAGATCGGGGGGCAGGAGGCCCCGCGCGCGGGGACCCGGCCTtttcctccctcgcctcctcctcgtacTGCTACTACTCGCTGCCGTTTCACTCCCTCCCCCAAGACTCACGGGTGCCTTcggcctcctctctgcgcgcgcggtaCCTGCGCGCGCTGGTGCCACCTCCAGTCTCCTCGTGGCGCAAAGCGGAGATGCAGCAGCACTTCTTTTACCCCGCCTGCGAGGGCGGGAAGCCTGCAACCaacgccgcgtgcggcggcgcgcgcctctccgctgcgttcgagggagaagaggggggagaagaggaagcagacgcggagtGCGCGCTGCACAGcgagggggcggaggaggaggccgaggTGAACCACGCACCGCGGCGGGATGCGCCAGATGAGGGAGGAGTCGTCCCAGGATGGAGGCGGCAAGGCCAGTCTGAAGCAGGCGGGgaccgcgagcgcctcctccttcgcggctccCCCCAGGCTCCGTGGGCTGCAGAGCGTGTaagcgagccgcagcgtgcAGAGAGTCCTCCGGCCTTTGcagtcgcctctctctctcacgctCCACGTGCTtctccggcgcccgcctcgctgctgcttcgagacgagggcgagaggcgggcggctgaagaagaggcgagcagcggagacgaccGTGTGAGGGAGCAGGGGCTTGCAGGCTGCGAGGGGAGAGTCAGCGGGCCGCGCCAGGCTGCGACGTGgaccgcagcctctgcggagagcgcgaaagaggcgccgcgaggagagtcTCCAGAGGACGGTCtgtcgcgcttcctctcgcaCAGTCCTTTTCCTTCCCTGCCAACCGGGCTGttcggcgaagacgaaggcggcatTCTAGTCGTtccgtctctgtctctctcaccacgcgaagctgcgaccggagacgaagagagcgtCGAGAACTCCCCGGCTGGGTGTCTGTCTTTTTCGGCGACAGGGCATCCGCCACTCCCcctctcgtcgtcctcgctccttttctctccattcgcgacgccgcccgcgctgtctctcttctcgggCCTGTCgcccggcggagaggaggacgcggcgcggggcgacCTTGGCGCGGGTGCGACCCCAGACGCGCTTTCGAGGCTCGCAGGCATGGCCTCaaacggcgccggcggctgcgggtgGCCTGTGCGCGAAcggcgcgacggagacgcgcacgcagacgtgGAGCCCAGGCTGAATCTCTTTGTcctccgcgagagagaggaagaggagcaTGCGCTGTGGGAGGAGCAGCTCAACAGTGTGCTGTCTAGCCAGCTTGCGTACCAGAGAGAGATCTACGAATTTCGCATCCGAAACCACGAAAACGCCTTTATCGGGGAAATCGAAGTGGCGACAGCCACAACCGAAAGCCTCAATGAGCAAGGCGTCAGTCTACAG GTCCAACTCGCGGATCTGGCCTGTCAAAGGCGAGAAGTGCTCAAGAGGATGAAAATTTCTCAGCAGCGAGTGCGACAGCTTAGGGAGCACAATCACTTTCTGCGCCAGCTGGTTGACTCTATGAGACATGCGTCGAAACCGAAGGGCTCTCCGCTGTCcatttcttctccctcctcctcgggcgcctcttcgtcccgccctccttcttcctgccctgcttcttcgtcctcgcctccgccttcgtcttccgtcACGTCTTCCTGTTCagctgcgccctcctccggttcgttcgcgtcttctcattctgcgtctccctccccTCCACGCCCTGCGGAGCTGTCGTTGTCTtatgcctccgcgcctcgtccagAGGACCCGTCTGGCCCCTTCTCGCGGTCGACAGGCTCGTTGGAGCCCAAGGGACCCGCGtcccctgtctccgcggtgGAGACAGTCCCCTCGGAGCCTTCAGTGGACGGGCCTGCGAGTCTGTCTAGAGCGAGCGATCGAAGACCTCGGGTCTCGCCACGTAAGTACTGCATCCCTCCTCTGGTGAAGGGCCAACTGCACCCGGCGAGTGCTGAGGAAAGCCCGCCCCGGACCCAGGCGGGTCTCTCTGCCCCGGAGACCCCGCCCTCGGCCTCAGGCCCCGGGGCTGAGCGGCTAGAAGGACAGCAGGCGCTTGTCGCGGAAGCAGATTCGAAGGAGGTGCACAACAAGAAGGgcagggagagacgcagcagtcaagcgaagaaggggaagaagaaggaagttCTTCACCCTGGGCACAGCGAGGGACTGCCCGAGTTGTTGAACGAcacgggcgcggagagagacaaagtGGTAAGCAGAGAGCAGCGTccgtctgcggaggccgcggcggggtgtgccgcctcttcagcaggaaaacgaaaagcagaaaaaaaggaCGCCGCGAGACTCGCCGCACTCGACGCGACAGTGAATACCCTTCAAGCCGAG ctcgcgcggctctaCGAACTCCTTTCGCAAGGCGGATCGCCGTCGTGA